ATCAGTCCTTTCACTTGTTCTTTGTAGATATTTTTCAAGGTTTGGAATGTCACCGCTCTATATGCAGGGTTATTTACATCAGGGGATAGAGATGCTGTTTTATTGGTAGGTCCTATTGCCCCTGCCACGAATCTGGGTTTAGATGGATTTTGTTTGCTGTATTTTACTGCTACTTGTTTGGCTATTTTTGCTGCCTCATAGTTGAGTTCATACACGCATTCTTCTAATCCATAGTCGCTTTGTGATATTCTGTTAGCATTAAACGTGTTTGTTTCAATAATATCTGCTCCGGCTTGGCAGTATAGCTCGTGTATTTCTGTAATTATATCAGGTCGGGTGATGGATAATAGTTCATTATTTCCTTTGAGAAAGCTTGGATGTTGTTCCCATTTTGCACCTCTAAAATCTTCTTCTTTGAGAGGATGTTTTTGTATAAGCGTTCCCATTGCGCCGTCTAATATCATGATTCTTTGCTTCAAAATATTTTTAATATCCATAGTAATTTTTTATTGATGTATGAGTTATAAGGTATGAGTGTATTCTTTATGAAACTTTGTGGTATATGATTTTTTATTTTTAAAGTTTCACAAAAGAAACAAAATATAAGAATTATATTGTAATGATGGATTTTGAAAGCATATTTGTTCTTATTTATGAAAAAAAAATAAAAAAATAGTAATATACGTAAAATTATATTTACATATACTCTCATTATGGAATTTAAAAATTCTTTAAGACATTAAAAAACATTGGATGGTAATGAAGAAATTGGGTTTTATAGTTCTTTTTGTACATATTTTTATTTGTGCATCTTCTAGTAATACTTTTTTGGGAAAATATAAAATCAAAAAAATAGTAATAGATGCAGGACATGGAGGAATAGATCATGGAACTTCGGGAAAGATATCAAAAGAAAAAAACATCACCCTTAAAATAGCAAAAGAATTAGGAAGAATTATAAAAATAAAGTTTCCGGATATACAGGTTTTGTATACGAGAACCGATGATTCTTTTCCTACTCTTTATGATAGAGCGGATAAAGCAAATAAAAATAATGTGGATGTATTTATATCTATCCATTGTAATTGGGCACCTAATCCGAATGTGTATGGAGGAGAGATTTATGTTATTGGCTTGGATAAATTAGAGACCAATTTTGAAGTAGCAAAGCGAGAAAACTCGGTGATATTGTTAGAAAATAACAAAGATATATATCAGGGTTTTGATCCGGGGTCAGCAGAATCGTATATGCTTTTCAACCTCAGTCAAAATACATCTATGCAGAATAGTATTTTGTTCGCTCAAAAGATAGAAAAGTATATGAAAGCAGAAGCAGAAGTGAGAAGTCGAGGAATACGTCATGCGGCATTTTGGGTTCTTTATCAAATGGTTATGCCAAGTGTGTTAATAGAGGTAGGTTTTTTGAGTAACCCCAAAGAAGAAAAAGAACTGAATAATCCTCTCAAACAATATAGGATAGCAAAGTCCATTGCCACAGCTTTTGAGGAATATAAAAAAATAGTAGAGAAAGATTGATAAAAAAGAGAACAATCTATTAAGCAAACTCCTTTTATTGCATTTTTTACGCTATTGTGAAGTATCATTGAATATTTTGTTAATAAAATATATATTAAAACATTNNNNNNNNNNNNNNNNNNNNNNNNNNNNNNNNNNNNNNNNNNNNNNNNNNNNNNNNNNNNNNNNNNNNNNNNNNNNNNNNNNNNNNNNNNNNNNNNNNNNTATTCAATGTTTTTCATTAACGCATAAAGAATATGAAAACTATCTTTTTGTATGTTTATTGTAGTATAATCTGTGATGTTCGGGGTTTTGCAGCGGTTCTATATGATAATTCTCTTTCTTTGGAAAAGATGATGGTAGGTACTACACCCCAAACCATCTCATTTGTATTGACAGATTCTGTGAAAGTATTTCCATGCACCCCTTCCTGTTCTTTTTCTCTGACGGGAAGTAGTTCTTCTGGTCTTCCTATCTATTATGAAAGTTCTTCTACTGTGGCTACCATAAGTGGAACTATGATCACGGTAGTAGCATCAGGAAGTGCTACTATTACAGCAAGACAGACGGGAGATGCTACATACAATACTGCATCACCTGTTTCTTTTATTTTAAAAATAAAAGAGAATCAAAGTATTGG
The window above is part of the Chitinophagaceae bacterium genome. Proteins encoded here:
- a CDS encoding N-acetylmuramoyl-L-alanine amidase, with translation MKKLGFIVLFVHIFICASSSNTFLGKYKIKKIVIDAGHGGIDHGTSGKISKEKNITLKIAKELGRIIKIKFPDIQVLYTRTDDSFPTLYDRADKANKNNVDVFISIHCNWAPNPNVYGGEIYVIGLDKLETNFEVAKRENSVILLENNKDIYQGFDPGSAESYMLFNLSQNTSMQNSILFAQKIEKYMKAEAEVRSRGIRHAAFWVLYQMVMPSVLIEVGFLSNPKEEKELNNPLKQYRIAKSIATAFEEYKKIVEKD
- a CDS encoding homocysteine S-methyltransferase family protein, producing MDIKNILKQRIMILDGAMGTLIQKHPLKEEDFRGAKWEQHPSFLKGNNELLSITRPDIITEIHELYCQAGADIIETNTFNANRISQSDYGLEECVYELNYEAAKIAKQVAVKYSKQNPSKPRFVAGAIGPTNKTASLSPDVNNPAYRAVTFQTLKNIYKEQVKGLIDGEVDMLLIETIFDTLNAKAALFGIEEFFEEAGIRIPVMISGTITDASGRTLSGQTTEAFLISLAHSNPLSIGLNCALGAAQLRPYLQILAEKSPFYVSAYPNAGLPNEFGEYEETPKQTAALVETFMKENLINIIGGCCGTTHEHIHSIATLAEKYPPRILPST